The following proteins are co-located in the Sandaracinaceae bacterium genome:
- a CDS encoding ABC-ATPase domain-containing protein, which produces MASLEDLSRALIALDRRGYPAYRSIRGAWEGEGLTLFVDHVQGDPFATPSSLRFRIPHGSHAIPEALWATPSRRTALADLLLDVFAEETRALSTSGSGGSGNVRVDAGGAEILARTGCMVFDAFIELRFRVGLPARGRSILGRAAADLLTRALPRAARGIFWDAIDPEEARAQVELVEDHAHLQGLLAERGLVAFVRDGAILPRASGVSSAPLRGAVPFQSPERLRVRLPTLHHGEVTGMGVPEGVTLLVGGGFHGKTTLLEALQVGVHPHVPGDGREWVVTRPDTVKVRSEDGRCVTGMDLRPFIQDLPPGPGGVSRDRARFSSADASGSTSLAAAILEAVALGARALLMDEDTCATNLLVRDARMQALVAHEPIVPFIDRARELYEDHGVSSVLALGGSGDYLDVATTVVCMESYRPEDVTERAREVAARIPTLRQPSTSLPPITFAERRPEPSSFDARVGKKRRVKSRGLRELTLGHQVVELGAVEQLVDDSQVRAIGALLERAGDLADGERDVGALVDALMALVEEGSLLAARDAPELAMPRRFELGAAIDRLRSLRFA; this is translated from the coding sequence ATGGCCAGCCTCGAAGACCTCTCGCGGGCGCTGATCGCCCTCGATCGGCGCGGATACCCCGCGTACCGCTCCATCCGAGGCGCGTGGGAAGGGGAGGGGCTGACCCTCTTCGTCGACCACGTGCAGGGCGATCCGTTCGCGACGCCGTCGAGCCTCCGGTTTCGCATCCCCCACGGGTCCCACGCCATCCCGGAGGCGCTCTGGGCCACGCCCTCGCGACGCACCGCGCTGGCGGACCTGCTGCTCGACGTCTTCGCCGAGGAGACCCGGGCGCTGTCCACCTCGGGGAGCGGGGGCTCGGGGAACGTGCGGGTCGACGCGGGCGGCGCGGAGATCCTCGCCCGGACCGGCTGCATGGTGTTCGACGCGTTCATCGAGCTCCGCTTCCGGGTCGGGCTGCCCGCGCGGGGCCGCTCGATCCTGGGGCGCGCGGCGGCGGATTTGCTCACCCGAGCCCTGCCGCGCGCCGCGCGAGGGATCTTCTGGGACGCGATCGATCCCGAGGAGGCCCGCGCGCAGGTGGAGCTGGTGGAAGACCACGCGCACCTCCAGGGGCTGCTCGCGGAGCGGGGGCTGGTTGCGTTCGTGCGCGACGGGGCGATCCTCCCACGGGCCAGCGGCGTGTCGTCGGCGCCGCTGCGGGGCGCGGTGCCGTTCCAGAGCCCGGAGCGGCTCCGTGTGCGCTTGCCGACCCTGCACCACGGCGAGGTCACGGGCATGGGCGTGCCCGAGGGCGTGACCTTGCTCGTCGGCGGCGGCTTTCACGGCAAGACCACGCTCCTCGAGGCGCTGCAGGTCGGCGTCCATCCCCACGTGCCCGGCGACGGCCGTGAGTGGGTCGTCACCCGGCCCGACACCGTGAAGGTGCGGAGCGAGGACGGGCGCTGCGTGACGGGGATGGACCTGCGCCCGTTCATCCAGGACCTGCCTCCCGGTCCGGGCGGCGTCTCCCGCGACCGCGCTCGGTTCTCGAGCGCGGACGCGTCCGGGAGCACGAGCCTGGCCGCCGCCATCCTCGAGGCCGTCGCGCTCGGGGCGCGCGCGCTCCTGATGGACGAGGACACCTGCGCGACCAACCTGCTCGTGCGCGACGCGCGCATGCAGGCGCTGGTGGCGCACGAGCCGATCGTGCCGTTCATCGACCGGGCCCGCGAGCTCTACGAGGATCACGGGGTCTCGAGCGTGCTCGCGCTCGGCGGCAGCGGCGACTACCTGGACGTGGCGACGACGGTGGTGTGCATGGAGTCGTATCGCCCCGAGGACGTGACCGAGCGAGCCCGTGAGGTCGCGGCCCGCATCCCCACGCTCCGCCAACCGAGCACGTCGCTTCCGCCGATCACCTTCGCGGAGCGGCGCCCCGAGCCGTCCTCGTTCGACGCCCGGGTGGGGAAGAAGCGGCGCGTGAAGTCCCGCGGGCTGAGGGAGCTGACGCTCGGGCACCAGGTGGTGGAGCTGGGCGCGGTGGAGCAGCTCGTGGACGACTCGCAGGTCCGCGCCATCGGCGCGCTCCTCGAGCGGGCCGGTGACCTGGCGGACGGCGAGCGCGACGTCGGGGCGCTGGTCGACGCGCTGATGGCGCTCGTCGAGGAGGGCAGCCTGCTCGCCGCCCGAGACGCGCCCGAGCTGGCGATGCCACGACGCTTCGAGCTGGGCGCCGCGATCGATCGCCTGCGGTCCTTGCGATTCGCTTGA
- a CDS encoding ATP-binding protein → MRLGRFERRIIAAITLVAAVTLGGAVWFGQTAVREAYEVGVNERVLSQLEGSLDVYRDYFRAVRDHADRTADSIAYDRRADEALGAGRRDALGRFLDDALERYDNVGRVVVESHSGEVVAIAERTERLDPDLNRLLVLQRPSGDGGRFLVTVTTPIAPFRSFQRADELTQVYARLHGGASYVTGFYLAVYVAFLLSVIVVALAIGIIVSRRVTRRVAVLAEATERVGRGDLAVQVPLDGRDEVAELTRAFNAMVRDIRESRDRIEYLQRIGAWQEFARRLAHEIKNPLTPIQLAVQQVHRTYGGDDARFRRTLDDANAIVEEEVATLRRLVGEFSEFARLPVAALETAELGAFVREAMRGVDTAALLPPALAGQTAPSLALEVAPGPMSVKIDAQMLRRALDNLVRNAVQAVAHAAPEGGGQVLVAARREGRDVVLEVRDDGPGIDPDQRERVFDPYFTTKDEGTGLGLAIVKKVVLEHGGAIGCHEAPEGGAAFRIRLPADEPAEREDPS, encoded by the coding sequence GTGAGGCTCGGTCGCTTCGAGCGCCGCATCATCGCCGCGATCACGCTGGTGGCCGCGGTGACGCTCGGAGGCGCGGTGTGGTTCGGGCAGACCGCGGTGCGCGAGGCCTACGAGGTCGGCGTCAACGAGCGCGTCCTGTCGCAGCTCGAGGGGTCGCTCGACGTCTACCGCGACTACTTCCGGGCGGTGCGCGACCACGCCGACCGCACCGCCGACTCCATCGCCTACGATCGGCGCGCGGACGAGGCCCTCGGCGCGGGGCGCCGGGACGCGCTCGGGCGGTTCCTGGACGACGCCCTGGAGCGATACGACAACGTCGGGCGCGTCGTGGTCGAGTCACACTCGGGCGAGGTCGTCGCCATCGCCGAGCGGACGGAGCGGCTCGATCCCGATCTCAACCGGCTGCTCGTCCTGCAGCGCCCCTCCGGAGACGGAGGGCGTTTCCTGGTCACCGTCACGACCCCCATCGCGCCGTTCCGTAGCTTCCAGCGCGCGGACGAGCTGACCCAGGTCTACGCCCGGCTCCACGGGGGCGCGAGCTACGTCACCGGGTTCTACCTCGCGGTCTACGTCGCCTTCTTGCTCAGCGTGATCGTCGTGGCGCTCGCGATCGGCATCATCGTCAGCCGTCGGGTGACCCGGCGCGTGGCCGTGCTCGCGGAGGCGACGGAGCGGGTCGGCCGCGGCGACCTCGCGGTGCAGGTGCCGCTGGACGGACGCGACGAGGTCGCGGAGCTGACCCGCGCTTTCAACGCGATGGTCAGGGACATCCGCGAGAGCCGTGACCGCATCGAGTACCTCCAGCGCATCGGGGCGTGGCAGGAGTTCGCGCGCCGCCTCGCGCACGAGATCAAGAACCCGCTGACGCCGATCCAGCTCGCGGTGCAGCAGGTCCACCGCACGTACGGGGGAGACGACGCGCGCTTCCGCCGCACGCTCGACGACGCGAACGCGATCGTGGAGGAGGAGGTGGCGACCCTGCGGCGGCTCGTCGGTGAGTTCAGCGAGTTCGCTCGGCTCCCGGTCGCCGCGCTCGAGACCGCGGAGCTCGGCGCGTTCGTGCGTGAGGCCATGCGAGGCGTCGACACGGCCGCGCTCTTGCCGCCCGCGCTCGCCGGACAGACGGCGCCTTCTCTGGCGCTGGAGGTGGCGCCTGGCCCGATGTCGGTGAAGATCGATGCCCAGATGCTGAGACGCGCGCTCGACAACCTGGTTCGAAACGCCGTGCAGGCCGTCGCGCACGCGGCGCCCGAGGGCGGCGGCCAGGTCCTCGTCGCCGCGCGCCGCGAGGGCCGCGACGTGGTCCTCGAGGTGCGCGACGATGGGCCCGGGATCGACCCGGATCAGCGCGAGCGCGTCTTCGACCCGTACTTCACGACCAAGGACGAGGGCACCGGGCTCGGTCTCGCCATCGTGAAGAAGGTGGTGCTCGAGCACGGCGGCGCGATCGGCTGCCACGAGGCGCCCGAAGGCGGCGCCGCGTTTCGAATCCGCTTGCCCGCCGACGAACCGGCTGAGAGAGAGGACCCGTCATGA
- a CDS encoding DUF4388 domain-containing protein codes for MSAPPASSGTVPEGGAIDLLRELETNRVTGVLRYESDGRSGEITLFGGEIAVDQKPRADGEDPVDAFLSAGELRYEIKQRLPELPVARGDDRSKHGSLAVHVPADLMNWCEHAGLTGVLELNHEGRRAEAFYERGELLAIELDGRDAADLHEVFGWEQGRFRVRLDEEAIAQFHRDHAAPPAAEEWTAAPPKKREDTRQFLRVVEMALAEVVTTSEKARSPTRTSPPLPPPPKKRPRPDSIPPPRPRRRDEQTVRLIYLSGDPPPPSTGDASTRHVRGDVTAELALTEAQPERRAAMQGSAPMAKKKKKPATQKPDDAAEATSAAESEEEAEASSAEQGAPESEAVAPPKAEPPPKAAPPPPPGGPLGAAAWTLGTVVLGVGILALLAMLPPVSCPPGREVCSWSSGCVDLARDDENCGACGQSCGSGTCQFGECTE; via the coding sequence ATGTCGGCCCCGCCCGCGTCGAGTGGCACGGTCCCCGAAGGCGGGGCGATCGATCTCTTGCGGGAGCTCGAGACCAACCGCGTCACGGGCGTGCTGCGCTACGAGTCCGACGGCCGCTCGGGAGAGATCACGCTCTTCGGCGGTGAGATCGCGGTCGACCAGAAGCCGCGCGCGGACGGCGAGGACCCGGTCGACGCGTTCCTCTCGGCCGGCGAGCTGCGCTACGAGATCAAGCAGCGGCTCCCCGAGCTGCCCGTGGCGCGAGGCGACGACCGCTCCAAGCACGGCTCGCTCGCGGTGCACGTGCCCGCGGACCTGATGAACTGGTGCGAGCACGCTGGGTTGACGGGCGTGCTCGAGCTGAACCACGAGGGGCGCCGCGCGGAGGCGTTCTACGAGCGCGGCGAGCTGCTCGCGATCGAGCTCGACGGCCGCGACGCGGCGGATCTGCACGAGGTCTTCGGCTGGGAGCAGGGGCGCTTCCGCGTCCGGCTGGACGAGGAGGCGATCGCGCAGTTCCATCGGGACCACGCCGCGCCGCCCGCGGCGGAGGAGTGGACCGCGGCGCCGCCGAAGAAGCGAGAGGACACGCGGCAGTTCCTCCGGGTGGTCGAGATGGCCCTCGCCGAGGTCGTGACGACGAGCGAGAAGGCGCGCAGCCCGACCCGGACCAGCCCGCCGCTCCCGCCGCCGCCGAAGAAGCGGCCTCGCCCCGACTCGATCCCGCCGCCGCGTCCGCGTCGACGAGACGAGCAGACGGTTCGGCTCATCTATCTGTCCGGCGATCCGCCGCCGCCCTCCACGGGCGACGCGAGCACCCGCCACGTCCGCGGCGACGTCACCGCCGAGCTCGCCCTCACCGAAGCGCAGCCCGAACGGCGCGCCGCGATGCAAGGAAGCGCCCCGATGGCCAAGAAGAAGAAGAAGCCCGCGACTCAGAAGCCCGACGACGCCGCGGAGGCCACGTCCGCCGCCGAGAGCGAGGAGGAGGCCGAGGCGTCCTCGGCCGAGCAGGGAGCGCCGGAGAGCGAGGCGGTCGCGCCGCCGAAGGCCGAGCCCCCGCCCAAAGCGGCCCCGCCGCCGCCCCCCGGGGGACCGCTCGGCGCGGCCGCGTGGACGCTGGGGACGGTGGTGCTCGGCGTCGGCATCCTCGCGCTGCTCGCCATGCTCCCGCCCGTGAGCTGCCCCCCCGGACGGGAGGTCTGCAGCTGGTCGAGCGGCTGCGTGGACCTCGCGCGCGACGACGAGAACTGCGGGGCCTGCGGCCAGAGCTGCGGCAGCGGGACCTGCCAGTTCGGCGAGTGCACGGAGTAG
- a CDS encoding TlpA disulfide reductase family protein, with the protein MSRGQDRILWYIGAFFLLAVGMLAMRLWGGGAASPEDAAMVGEPAPVFSLPIVAGEGADDGERVSLEALRGEVVVLDFWASWCRPCQYSVPVMNSVHERYGGRAHVYGLNVEENASLGVVREGYRQFQMGFPSLRDEGGVAQSGYAVTSIPTVVIVGRDGAVHWVHRGVPDEDELAEQIEGALTRD; encoded by the coding sequence ATGAGTCGCGGTCAGGATCGGATCCTCTGGTACATCGGCGCCTTCTTCCTGCTCGCCGTCGGCATGCTCGCGATGCGCCTCTGGGGAGGCGGAGCGGCGAGCCCCGAAGACGCCGCGATGGTGGGCGAGCCGGCGCCCGTCTTCTCGTTGCCCATCGTCGCCGGGGAGGGCGCGGACGACGGCGAGCGGGTCTCGCTCGAGGCGCTGCGCGGGGAGGTGGTCGTGCTCGACTTCTGGGCGAGCTGGTGCCGTCCCTGCCAGTACTCGGTGCCCGTGATGAACAGTGTTCACGAACGATACGGCGGTCGGGCGCACGTCTACGGCCTGAACGTCGAGGAGAACGCGTCGCTCGGCGTCGTGCGCGAAGGGTATCGCCAGTTTCAAATGGGATTCCCCTCGCTCCGAGACGAGGGCGGCGTGGCGCAGAGCGGCTACGCGGTGACCAGCATCCCCACCGTGGTCATCGTCGGGCGCGACGGCGCGGTCCACTGGGTGCATCGCGGGGTGCCCGACGAGGACGAGCTGGCCGAGCAGATCGAGGGCGCCCTGACACGGGATTGA
- a CDS encoding BamA/TamA family outer membrane protein, whose translation MALALAWPVTGAAQGREREDTRRERPAAESRPDPAAPDAAPDSAPASESAPESAPESAPASASESASESASESASESASASESASASESASESASASASESASESASAPESAPESGSGPESAPGPDSDSAPASGSDPAEVAEPDDADDPGDVAPSRYLLERVEIRGNGRTDAGIIRAYVPIRDGEVLDAADPRLEGVRWRLLSTGWFDDVRVSIERGSERPYVVLAVQVTERNTFIVQGLAFGVSEGLLNSDDPNTQVEPYFGISLAEGNLFGTGVGLELAALLSLPQQGFSLRGGRGSIGGTDWGLTGSLFFNNGREFFGNDDVVVALDECPDDPAMPCEMSRNAVVVYRRYGGSIGTGVDLGTTLRLGLEWHFEAVELVDRPAAASHRRGTEIIPIDFHIHDGLSFVSALEIGLEHDERDQPGLPTSGRHIYVNADLSAQLIGSSYDFVRVQGGWREWIRLPEAKHTLRLGLYAGAAVGDTPFFYRFYVADQSDLIPSRMLALNLDRRAPPNLLGTSIAEMRAQELAGRIDVEYSLWVWEDSGDVRGLVIYGLVGAYSLLDGEDLRVAIPGYEGFSRAPIDLTFDVGVRLDTVVGVFEIGFSTLLGFVQL comes from the coding sequence ATGGCGCTCGCGCTGGCGTGGCCGGTGACGGGCGCCGCGCAGGGGAGGGAGAGAGAGGACACGAGGCGAGAGAGGCCTGCGGCCGAGTCTCGGCCCGACCCTGCGGCGCCGGACGCTGCGCCCGACTCCGCGCCCGCTTCCGAGTCCGCTCCCGAGTCCGCTCCCGAGTCCGCTCCCGCTTCCGCTTCCGAGTCCGCTTCCGAGTCCGCTTCCGAGTCCGCTTCCGAGTCCGCTTCCGCTTCCGAGTCCGCTTCCGCTTCCGAGTCCGCTTCCGAGTCCGCTTCCGCTTCCGCTTCCGAGTCCGCTTCCGAGTCCGCTTCCGCGCCCGAGTCCGCGCCCGAGTCCGGATCCGGTCCCGAATCCGCGCCCGGTCCCGACTCAGACTCCGCTCCCGCTTCGGGGTCCGACCCGGCCGAGGTGGCCGAGCCGGACGACGCGGACGACCCGGGCGACGTCGCGCCGAGCCGCTACTTGCTCGAGCGCGTCGAGATCCGCGGCAACGGGCGGACCGACGCAGGGATCATTCGCGCGTACGTGCCGATCCGGGACGGAGAGGTGCTCGACGCGGCCGATCCCCGGCTCGAGGGCGTGCGCTGGCGGCTCCTCAGCACCGGGTGGTTCGACGACGTGCGCGTGTCCATCGAGCGGGGCTCCGAGCGGCCCTACGTCGTGCTCGCCGTCCAGGTCACCGAGCGGAACACGTTCATCGTCCAGGGGCTCGCGTTCGGCGTCTCCGAGGGGCTGCTCAACAGCGACGACCCCAACACGCAGGTCGAGCCGTACTTCGGCATCAGCCTGGCGGAGGGCAACCTCTTCGGGACGGGCGTCGGGCTCGAGCTGGCCGCGCTGCTCTCGCTCCCGCAGCAAGGCTTCTCGCTGCGAGGGGGGCGAGGGAGCATCGGGGGAACCGACTGGGGGCTGACCGGCTCGCTCTTCTTCAACAACGGCCGCGAGTTCTTCGGCAACGACGACGTGGTTGTCGCGCTCGACGAGTGCCCCGACGACCCCGCGATGCCGTGCGAGATGTCGCGGAACGCGGTCGTCGTCTACCGCCGCTACGGAGGCTCGATCGGGACGGGGGTGGACCTCGGCACCACGCTGAGGCTCGGGCTGGAGTGGCACTTCGAGGCGGTGGAGCTGGTGGACCGCCCCGCGGCGGCGAGTCATCGGCGGGGCACCGAGATCATCCCCATCGACTTCCACATCCACGACGGCCTCAGCTTCGTGTCGGCGCTCGAGATCGGGCTCGAGCACGACGAGCGGGACCAGCCCGGGCTGCCGACGTCCGGGCGCCACATCTACGTCAACGCCGATCTCAGCGCCCAGCTGATCGGCTCCAGCTACGACTTCGTGCGGGTGCAAGGCGGCTGGCGAGAGTGGATTCGCCTGCCGGAGGCCAAGCACACCCTGCGACTCGGGCTCTACGCGGGCGCGGCGGTGGGTGACACGCCCTTCTTCTATCGCTTCTACGTCGCGGATCAGAGCGACCTCATCCCCTCCAGGATGCTCGCCCTCAACCTCGACCGTCGCGCCCCTCCGAACCTCCTGGGCACCTCGATCGCGGAGATGCGCGCGCAGGAGCTCGCCGGGCGGATCGACGTCGAGTACTCGCTCTGGGTCTGGGAAGACTCCGGCGACGTCCGCGGCCTCGTCATCTACGGCCTGGTCGGCGCGTACAGCCTCCTCGACGGCGAGGATCTGCGCGTCGCGATCCCCGGCTACGAGGGCTTCTCCCGCGCGCCGATCGACCTGACCTTCGACGTCGGGGTGCGGCTCGACACCGTGGTCGGCGTGTTCGAGATCGGGTTCTCCACCCTGCTCGGGTTCGTGCAGCTATGA